The following DNA comes from Epinephelus lanceolatus isolate andai-2023 chromosome 1, ASM4190304v1, whole genome shotgun sequence.
AATGCATATACTGTGTTTTCTCATGCTTGGGGTGacatcagaaataaaaaaaaacaaacaagagttTAGAGAGCGGAGAACTATTAAACCAGAATTTGAAGAAAAGAATGACACCTAGATTGACAGGTCTGTCACTCCACATCAGTACATGATATCCCAGTCTTTCCCTGTCTTACTACATTCTCACTCAACCaagatttgaaaataaagtcagCAGCATAACAATACTTTGAATTATGTGATTAGTCATCTgggctgagaatgtgttgttgatTTGCCATACTTCTTTTATAGTCATATAAAATGAATGATTGGATGATTACTACTGCATTTTATAACTGGTATTACTGAAGTGTGCTGCTGAAATTGGCATTATGCTTCACTCAGTACAGCTCAAGATTTATTAAATCAGTAgctataaaaatgtgtaaactaTGTTATTAGGGCAGATAAGTGTCTGTTAATGAGTCGTAAGGAATGATACATAACCTTTTAAAAAGGAGTAGATGTTTACCATAAGCTACTTCAGGCTCCATTAAATTCGACAATATCTTAACACagcaaggcaagctaattgctaATGTGCTTGGATAAAGAGCAAAcaatgctttgagatggctCAGACATGGCAGTATGTTTGATCACAGTATCCCGTCTGAGTTGTAATAGGTAGTAAGTTCcacatgttttatttcacagttGCTTTGGGAAAGAGGATTAGCATAAAGTTAGGTACAGATGCCACTGGAAAATGGCGGTTTCAGTTCAGTGCCAGAAGATGCACCCATAATTCATgcaaggtatcatgggggctaggaataaggtgaATAGTCTAAAGCAATCAGCACGGTCAAACTGGGAGAAATGTGATGTCATTCCATGTTAACTGAGGGAACATTAGTATGTAACATAAAGGGGTGTAATAGTTGCCCCTGATCAAACTCTGAAGTCACATGTGAGGGACTGAAACAGCATCCCATCAACTAAACAACATGACAAGGTTGGGTGTttttctgggggggggggggaatccAATGGTTCACAAAATATTTAGGCAGTTACTCAATGGTATCATCCTTGAATACTGTTAATACTTTCTTTCCATTGTATTCCTACCATTTTTTCAATCTTTTATTACTTTGCACTTCgttgcatttttcttttaaaatatccCTATGTGTTGCTCTATTGTGGACCATTTTAATTTTACCTTACTTTCACCTGTTCTTCAGCAAGTGTAAcatgcattgcatttcaaatgtGTGAAACACCCAATACAAGTACAGTTTAATTGAAAAAGGGACTGTTTACCCAATCTGACTGGGTATCTACTTCATGATTCCAGAGGCCAGCAAATGACATTCTCAAGTGAAATACTCAGGTACTTGTCTTCTGTCCACGTCCAAGTGTGAGGTTCAGTAAATCTGTGTCTGACTGTCTTGCCACTTACCGATGTGACTGTCAATCTCCACGATCTTTTCAATGCTGTTGGGCTCCATCAGCGGAGAGGTGATCCTCTTCTCCACAGCCAGACACACGCCCTCTGATGTCTGGATGCCGATGGCTGTGGAGCCCAACTAGGAGAGCAAAGCATCCACAAGGAAAAACTTATTAACTTTAAGGTGTACACTTTTCTTCCAAGTTCATTATACAATGTCACATGGGAGAAGTAGAGCCTATTTTAGTAAGTAATACTCACTTTGATGGCCTCTATGGCATATTCAACCTGGAACAATCTTCCTTCAGGAGAGAATGTGTTCACACCTCTACAAGATAAATGTGAATAATAATAAGTGTTATAAATAATGTTTATCAGTGCAACACTGGTGGAAAGCAATGTGTGCTGCCAACAAATACATATATGTGAAATATGTTGGAGTTGCGTTGATTTGTTTATGAGTCACCactttaaaatacaatttgaaAGCAGTGTTTATCTACCCATCTTGAGTAGAACACTCTTAAACCCAGCATTTTAATCTAACTAAGGTTTtactggttaaataaaaaagatttaGAAATATAATAGCGATACCGAAAGTGAAAGCAAACGAACTTGTTGCGGTGTgactagctagctgctagctgaTCACCTGCAACAAACAGCTGCAAAGTTACAACAACAGTCGAACACAAAAGTACTTCAAGATTTCCTTGAGCtgccaaaagtaaaaaattaTCTCTTCAAACGACTTAATGTAATTGAACTCTGTTAACTTTGCTCGTTTACCGTGAGAAGCGCTcaaaaaatgacaaagcagTTTGTGTTGCACCTACCTGTCATATTCCGATCTGGTCAAAAACATCTTTTAACGTTTAACACAGGACCTGCAAAGAGAGAAGATTGTCTCATGTTAGACTCATGCACTACAAGCATTAGTTAAACCAATTATACAAAGTGAGGGCGATTCTTTGCTTCGAGTTAGCCGTGACACCAGGTGATtagctagctaaagttagctgcGGTACCGAGCAAGCATGCTAGCTAACTGACGCAGCCAATCACTGAAACCGGATGGAAAATGTTCACAGAAGTCAAACTTCAAAACTCGAACATTATACTCATGTTCAAAAGAATATATATCGATAATTCCGCGACATTATCCAAAATAATTGTACTTCTTAGACTCAATTACCTCCAGTCACAAACCCTTGAATGAGTTCGCTTGTTTCAGGGGAAGAGTCTGAGGTGTAACATCTAAACGGGCCGGTTGACAACAAATCGGAAACGAAGGTTCCCCGTGTGCCGAGCAGTTCCTGGTATCACTCAAAGACCGTATAATAAAGATATTAACATACataagaaatatatatttatatacagtcagtgggatcaccacaaaaaaaaacaaagatagcAGTTTGTTAGCAACCAGGACAAGGTATGCTGTCTGGTGTATCAAATGACTTcacaaatatgaaataaaatgtgatcaacATTTTAGGTAGTAGGGCAGGTTAGAAACATTAGGTGGggtttaatataatataaactTATGCTATTGAACTATTTTTTTCACATGAATTATTCTATATCAAGAATAGACCCAATCATGCAAATAAGATTAGAGAAGACTCAATTACAAGGGAACATGCCATTCACTTTTACAGGATTTACACTTGTCTGAATGCTACCAAACACATCACGACATCAGTACAGATAAATCATTATGCACTCGCAGTCTGAGGGAGCATGATTTATCTTATTTGAAAAAGCATGGATAGTACCAAGATCCAATTATAACTAGGATGATATAATGCCATCAATGCGGTGATAGGGTACATTTCTACCGGTAGGTGGCCCTTATGAGACACCAGTCCCATATGGTCTAGCGGTTAGGATTCCTGGTTTTCACCCaggcggcccgggttcgactcccgGTATGGGAACTAGCTTTTAAGGTAAGAGAACTGTGGAGTTGAGAATCATGACCAACCTACAAAACGGAGGAAGAAAAATCCCGATTGAAAGACATCGACGCTATCTCTGCTGTTGCACGGTACTCATAACGAAAACACTGTGACAGTGTACAGAGGAAGAGATAGATCTTACAATACTGATATCACACATCACTGATGACAAGATCATGATTGTGCATGTCATAGCAGGAAACAACCACTTGGTGTCGTCTTTGAGCTAAAAAAGTAGTGGTAGCAGCAGGAGCAGTGGAAAGCTGTGACTACTAAGCTACTTAAATTGCAGTTCAATGTAATATGCACTTTTACAAAATTGCTTAAATGTGTGGATTCATTTATGAAGTTAAACTTTAAAACAGACGATGATTAAGGACAAATTGTAGCCTTGTGTGAGTCTCCAGACCAACAGTCTGATATGATCCCTTTCCCCTgctttattaataatattacatGTAGAGATCAAGtggtggagaaaaaaagtatgCAAATACTTTAATACCCTAATTTACAAAACATTCCTTGTTTTGCATATATGCATTCAGATTCAGTCTTCATTCtgtgttatattattatatcatGTTTGTACACATGTTCatattatacattttattttattcccttTGGTAAAGTTTCAGTAACGTATAATAAtgacgacaacaacaacaataccactactactactactaattattattatcattattattattatcattcttATCATTGTTACTGATGCTCTGTACAAGCAGCATCTTAGTCCTCTGGCTGCTCAAGGGGGAGCCAATTTTGTTACCAtaaaaaacttcaattaaaagcctagtccctttACTAGCTTGGTGTGGGTACCCGTTTAGACAAATAAAGACCTGTCTctattagaggcctggtctggtggCCAAGcacttcattttatttatctttttaatagaagttcttcagatgtatatAAGTgagttgttggctacctcaaattatgtgtccattcctcaattaaCCTTTAAGTTATTCAAATTCCTTGAGTGAGTAAGGagcctcagatcaaaagaatcagaagggtttttcattaaaattaatTGAAGTTGTCAGTATTGTTTTAGCTGGACAAAGTGGTGTTGTTTCTCTGTGCCAGGTGCTGTAATCCTCAAGTGCCATAACTCTCTCTCTGTAGATCAAGTGAATGATTCTTAACTGatatatacaccgatcagccaaaacattaaaaccagctGGCAGGTGAattgaataacattgatcatttcattataatgcaatgttctgcagGGGAACCTTTGGTCCtcgcattcatgtggatgccccTTTACGCactccacccacctaaacatTGTTATAGACCAAGTACCCTCACTGTTTGCAACAGTACCCCCGATGGCAGTAGCCCCCCAGCAAGGcagtgcaccatgccacaccacaaaaactgcttagGAATGAcccaaggaacatgacaaagagctcaatgCATTGATCTAGCTTTTAatttccccagatcccaatctgatcaagcatctgtGGGACAAACCGATACCCCAGAGGTCCTTTGTACGACCcccgacaggtcagagccaagtccgattTACAGTGGATCCTCTGACCTGTCGAGTCCTGgagacaggacctctgggggtgtcctgtgtTGTCTGGGATCAGGGCGCTGTCGAgagatcctttgagtcctgtgggttgtgtcATGCCCGATTGATGTTTGATCGGATTGGGATtcggggaatttggaggccaggttgacgccTTGAGCTCTTCGTCACATCCCTTGGGTCATTCCTGagctgtttttgtggtgtggcatggtgcattgtcccgCCTGGGGGGcacactgccatcagggagtgcagttgcCAATAGgggggtgtacttggtctgtCATGTCGTTTGGATGGGTGTAGCATGTCAAGTGGTAtctacatgaatgccaggacccaaggttccTCAAAAGAaaattgcattgtaacaaaatgatcaacGCTACTTCAccagtcagtggttttaatgttttggctgatcagtgtatgtgaagcctaatttttaagtaagtaatattcatacaggtttaaataaacaatttgattatatttcctgatctttgctgagcagcagtttggtgtgaaaggaattaaaggcctgtccaaaatataggcctgttgattttggtggtttaagcaaataatagcccaggctattcattgaagttttacagtacttTATATTCTGTTTGGCAGAGTTATCTGTAAGAATGCATAGGCCTGTACTTTGACATTTAAATACGCTTTTGATTCAACTTGCAATATAAAAAGTGAAAAGTAGATTAAATGTAGCTGTGGTACAAGTTTAGTGGAGTAAAGTATTTGCCCTCTAAAATGCAGTGAAGTAGAAGCGTAAGAGAACATATGGTATATTCTGGCAATATTCACAGCCTGTGTTCGCAGATGTCTCTTGAGGCATAGTACTGTTATAGTTAAAGTTTTGAAGAGGAGGGGTGTGCATGCAGACCGGTGGAGTCAGGTTTCATTTCCCGGGTGGGATCAGCTCAGCCCGGTCCTGTTTTGGTTCTACAGTATGTTGAAGCCCTAACGTGGCGCTGCCTGTTGCTCCTCCAACCTGTGGAATCTGACCCAATCaagtcctgctgctgctgcggatGGATAAACAATACGTGTTTTCTTACCATCAAGACCCTCTGCCAGGTGCACAGCCTTAACAAGTATCAGTGCCATTACAATTTTCAACATGAAGACCAAGAGGGAGGACAGCATTCTTCAGGCTCTCCTCTTGATCCACAGTGAGTAGGCTGCAGTCAGTGCAGTATTGTTTTACATTGAGGTGTGTGCAGAGTGTGCATACCTTattagttttgttttaaaacaactGCATATTAGTGCTAAAAATTTGCCCTGGCATAAATTAGATTACAGTGTACAGTCTTTTTCCTAATTTCCCCCTCTTGAATAGATTCAGCTTAATATGTAAAATGCTGAAATGAATGTGTTTATTACTTTGCCAATAtgtaaagaaagaaatgatTAATCTGAGTATTTTCAGACTAACATTAAAGCCAGATTGGATGCTGTCCTGCTGTTCACCTCAtgcttcacactcacacacacattcctgtcAGATGAGTTTTACTGACTCAGTGTCCAACGCATCAAAAATGTAGGACAGTCATTCACATAACTGCACATTATGAACATTAGTCAAAGAGTAGACTTTCCACTATTGTTTTCAATTAGGCATGTTTCTATTTCTAAACAGCTGCATTACATATGTTGATTGGAACAACTTCAGCTGTAGTTTAATCTGAATCTAGAGAGCTTTCCAACATGCAGACAGCATACACTGGCAGTCTGACAGAGTGTGTTTAAGTGATTATCCTGTTCACTTTCCCTAATGTTTCTCTTTCAGTCCCTGTGGCCTGCCTCTTTGCTGCAGGTATGTTATATTTGGGTTTAGTTATAATTCACTTCTATTCAGGGATTTGGTAAATGCTGATTGTCTCATTGTGTAAACTCTACACCCTCCCTGTCCCTCAGTGTCAGCtcagtctgacagcagcagcagtgtggtgGTGGCAGGTTACAATGTGAGCGCCCCCGCTGGGTCGAGggtgctgctgcagtgtgtgagcGGACGCATGGTGTGGACCAGGGACAGGGTgagggacaggcagagggtGGTCCACTGGGACATGTACCGGGCCCGTCCTGACTACGCCATGGAGAGGGTGTTGGACATGTACTCTGCAGGGGATCAGAGGATCTACAACTCCTACAACCTGGGCAGGGTCAGCCTCAGCCCAAGAGCCTTCAAGGATGGGAACTTCTCTCTGATCATCAAAGGTTACGCCCATTGTCTTTGACCGTTATGCCTTTATGTCATTTTCACAACCAATCGTTTTAACAGGTCCAAACTGCTTATACTTGTACATATTAAAGTGCCAGTTCATTCGAAAATCAAATGTACATATAGTTTTCCTCATACccgtagtgctgtttatcagtctagattgttttggtgtgagttgccaattGTTGGAGATAtaggctgtagagatgtctgccttctctccagtataatggaactagatggcattcggcttgtggtgctcgtgctttgaaaaactcaacagcaacatctctttccagaaatcatgacccagtcactcaagataatccacagaccttgctgtgagcagtttcatgtaggaactattttctctctgccAAACTACAtccgccaaccatatcaccatacagaaggaagcgtgcatctactgctagctcacctagcaccaccgAGCTAGTAAATGTCACAGCTCAGCCAAGAAGGATGCCATCAATATTTATATTTCGCATTGCGCATGAGCCCTTGTCCCAAAGAGTGTTTTGCCTTGTTCCCCTACcatgctgtgattggctagtgcTAAACATGTATGATAAAGAGAACTGCATACAGTGTTGAAAGTGTGGCCCCGTTCAATTCTGTGAAAGTTTCTCAATggtacaaaaagacaaaaaaaagttcGACTTCCAGGTATAGAATTACCTGGATCTTCAGCATCCATGAGCCCATAGAGAAAGCACACTAGCATTTTGTTTAACCCCACCTCCTAACTGCTTGGTCTCGAGGTTGGTTAACATGAATGTAAGTAGGAAAATTATTCAGAATTCTGCTATTAGTGAATTTTACAACTTTAAGGATATAATGATTTTTTATAAGGGCTCCTTAAGTATTCATACTAGGAAGGTGGTGTACCTCAAAAAATATAATCGTCCACTGACTTACAGACATAACTGTCACAATGTAAGTCTGTAAAATTAAGTCTTATGGGCCCAATGGCATAAACGATTAGGCCATtttgtcaaattggcttcaaagcctagGTTCTGTCTGGGGGGTTGGTACTAGGCTGCCAGAAACATTGCTCAGCCTTGCTTCTAAaatttcccagtggccactcacagtattgctgtgaaaaaaatcccctgcaacCCAAAGCATTTTGCCCTTAGTCCACCATTATAAGAacacatctgtaaaactgttgatcCCACACCTTGCACTGCAAACGAGGTCAATTATAACTCTTTCTATTATCAATTTTTGATGCATGGAGGTTTAGTATTTGTTAAACTTTACCCAAGCCGAGAAAAGTGATTTagaaatctgtgacatcatcaatgTTAAGTCTATGAGCCAAGCGGTAACTCACAGGCggagccagcaggagaaacacttaTGTGCCTAGTCAGTTGAACGCCTACCTCAAAAGTTACCCAGAGACTAAAAACTTTTTTCGGCGTATGCGCCAGACAAGTTGTTCTCATTGGACTAAATAGGCACCATCTCTCGTCTGGTATTTAGTTACTGTTATACATCAATGCTTGGTTCCAACCATAACCATGACCTCTTTGCCCTAACCCTAATTGCGTCTAACGTGCACACATGGCAAGTACTAACCACTCACGGCGCAGTAGTGTAAGTcaatcacagcacagcagaGTGGGACTGTAGGTGAAAAACTATTAGGAAAAAATGTGCAGGAAAACctagtatttaaaaaataaacggTTCAGTGAGGGTTTGTTCAAGTGCTTGTGGTAAACTTGCAACattcaaacaacaaaaccactgAGCGTTGACTAAAGCAGCAACAATGTGGTTCAAAAATTGACCTgagtctgattgatttttttgtgtttctgcataTGATGACAGATGTGACGATGAATGACAGAGGTCTGTACTCTTGTAACCTCCACCATCTCTACTGCCACCTGTACGAGACAATCAGAGTGCAGCTCAACGTCACAAAATCACGTATGTATAACACTGCACCAACTATCAGCATCTTAAACACATAGCAGGTTTAAAGATGACTCAGTTTGGGATTTTTTTGCACAAAAAGGTCGTAAAGAGCAGCGCTTCTGGGATGGGCAAAAGGCGGTGTACGTGGTGCTGCTTGGTAGTACTGTGGTGCTACCGTGCGTCAACCGCCGTAATGTGTGGACAGACTGGAGCAACGAGGAGGAGGACCAGCAGGTGTGTGGAGTGCCTAAGattttttgtgggttttcttCAGAGAGCTAGTCTCAGGCTAGATCTACTTTTCATTTAAAGGAATTATGTGGTACTTACTGAAAAATGTAACTCTTTCCTGTGTTGGTTGCTTCCAGGTGGTCCACTGGGACCGTCAGTCCCCTGGAGTCCGCCACGATCGTGCTGACCGGCTGGTGGACCTGTATGCTTCTGGGGAGCAGCGTAGCTATGGACCGCTGTTCCTCCAGAGGAAGATGAACATCAGCAACCAGGCCTTCTCAGAGGGAGACTTTTCACTTTCCATATCTgatctgcaggtgtgtgtgtaaaatgagAGTAACTTAACAGAAAACACCACAGGAGCTTGATGTTTCAGTACACATAGTAAATATATATGGCAAGAGGTTACTTCCCTCTGACTGAagtcagagctgtgtgtgtgtgtgtgtgtgtgtgtgtgtgtgtgtgtgtgtgtgtgtacatgtatacAGTGCTTCCAGAACACATGGAACCTTCATTAGTAACGCAGCTCTCTATCATCCTGTTGAGAAAATACAGTTGGCAGTCACAGTAGCATAACAAACAATACAAGATCTGTCCAAAAGCACTTCCTACCAGCCCCCTCATGGGAATTTGTAGTGATAGCAAACGGAGA
Coding sequences within:
- the mxra8a gene encoding matrix remodeling-associated protein 8a produces the protein MKTKREDSILQALLLIHIPVACLFAAVSAQSDSSSSVVVAGYNVSAPAGSRVLLQCVSGRMVWTRDRVRDRQRVVHWDMYRARPDYAMERVLDMYSAGDQRIYNSYNLGRVSLSPRAFKDGNFSLIIKDVTMNDRGLYSCNLHHLYCHLYETIRVQLNVTKSRRKEQRFWDGQKAVYVVLLGSTVVLPCVNRRNVWTDWSNEEEDQQVVHWDRQSPGVRHDRADRLVDLYASGEQRSYGPLFLQRKMNISNQAFSEGDFSLSISDLQPTDQGMYSCHLHHHYCGLHERREFQVTVEAPVIQTTLPAKALPSEDKDTTKAESPRVINVILPDQRHHFLLPLGYVLTSFLLLAFIILIIILITRRRKSKEYYPQASMRSSRSQSSSEEFEMDVTEVNECTQEERRFDYKNNLLKEKVHMSTQPKVIDLDKEMEKFSK